One Nostoc punctiforme PCC 73102 DNA window includes the following coding sequences:
- a CDS encoding response regulator — translation MSDQPIDQPTDPYFEQALSIVLVEDNATDAELTIRALRRSRIGNNIKLLEDGAEALDFFFCRGEYAHRSMTNQPKVILLDLKLPRISGLEVLRQLKSDPRTQMIPVVVLTSSAEDQDMIESYQLGVNSYIVKPVDFEQFNQAVQQLGFYWILFNQLPVF, via the coding sequence ATGAGTGACCAACCCATAGATCAGCCCACCGATCCATATTTTGAGCAAGCACTTTCCATTGTCTTAGTTGAAGATAATGCCACCGATGCTGAGTTAACTATCCGAGCATTACGTCGCAGTAGAATTGGCAACAATATTAAACTGCTCGAAGATGGAGCCGAAGCCCTAGATTTTTTCTTTTGTCGGGGAGAGTACGCCCACCGTAGCATGACGAATCAACCCAAAGTCATTTTGCTGGATTTGAAACTGCCAAGGATAAGTGGGTTAGAAGTTTTACGGCAACTCAAATCCGATCCACGCACACAAATGATTCCGGTTGTGGTGCTGACCTCTTCTGCTGAAGACCAGGATATGATCGAGAGTTACCAGCTTGGGGTGAATAGCTACATCGTCAAACCTGTGGATTTTGAACAATTTAACCAAGCAGTCCAACAGCTTGGTTTTTATTGGATCTTGTTTAACCAATTGCCAGTTTTTTAA